Proteins from a genomic interval of Benincasa hispida cultivar B227 chromosome 7, ASM972705v1, whole genome shotgun sequence:
- the LOC120081174 gene encoding protein DETOXIFICATION 12-like isoform X2 encodes MADFPLLERVDNRRETTWVAFFGEVKVVGFLAAPLAAINLSQFLIQTGSLMIVGHLDELSLSSTAIAVSLAAVTGFSVIVIVCLPITLLWINMGKLLVLIGQDPLISREAGNFMIWLIPGLIAYAFLQPLMKYFQMQVFVIPMLIFSWVTFCLHIPLCWVLVFKAGLKNLGGALAMSISYWLNVIFLALYMNFSPKCAKTRGVISMELFKGIRVFLHFAIPSAVMTCLSWWSFELIILLSGLLPNPELESSVLSVCFNTLTTVFTLACGIGSAGSTRVSNELGAGNPQAARLAAGAAIFLAIVGIIIVSMVLFTLRYVFGYAFSSEKEVVDYVAIMAPLVCISIILDAIQGVLSGIARGCGWQRIVAYMNLAAFYLCGNPAAVALGFWANMRGKGLWIGIQIGAFVQTLLLAIVMSHVNWKNQADEARERIFEG; translated from the exons ATGGCCGACTTCCCATTGCTTGAACGTGTCGATAATCGCAGAGAAACGACATGGGTTGCTTTCTTTGGAGAGGTGAAAGTTGTTGGGTTCTTAGCGGCTCCATTGGCTGCTATCAATCTGTCTCAGTTCTTGATACAGACTGGTTCTTTGATGATCGTGGGTCATCTCGATGAACTCTCTCTCTCCAGCACAGCCATAGCCGTCTCTTTAGCTGCTGTTACAGGATTCAGTGTGATTGTAA TAGTTTGCCTCCCTATTACTCTGTTATGGATCAACATGGGGAAGCTACTTGTTTTGATTGGCCAAGATCCTTTGATATCACGTGAAGCTGGGAACTTCATGATTTGGCTTATTCCTGGGCTCATTGCTTATGCATTTCTGCAACCACTAATGAAATATTTTCAGATGCAAGTTTTTGTGATTCCCATGCTCATATTTAGTTGGGTCACCTTTTGTCTGCACATACCCCTCTGTTGGGTTTTGGTGTTTAAAGCAGGACTCAAAAACCTCGGTGGAGCTTTAGCCATGAGTATTTCATATTGGTTGAATGTGATTTTTCTTGCGTTATATATGAATTTTTCTCCCAAGTGTGCAAAAACTCGTGGTGTAATTTCTATGGAACTGTTCAAAGGAATTAGGGTCTTCCTTCACTTTGCTATCCCTTCTGCAGTAATGACTTG CCTTAGTTGGTGGTCGTTTGAGCTGATTATCTTACTGTCTGGACTTCTACCAAATCCAGAGCTTGAATCTTCAGTTCTATCTGTTTG TTTCAATACCTTGACAACGGTATTTACATTAGCATGTGGGATCGGCAGTGCAGGCAg TACCAGAGTTTCAAATGAGCTAGGAGCTGGGAATCCACAAGCTGCTCGTTTAGCTGCTGGGGCAGCAATATTTCTTGCAATTGTGGGGATCATCATAGTGAGCATGGTTCTCTTCACTCTTCGTTATGTTTTCGGTTATGCTTTCAGCAGTGAAAAGGAAGTTGTAGATTATGTTGCTATCATGGCTCCCTTAGTTTGTATATCAATCATATTGGATGCCATTCAAGGGGTCCTTTCAG GTATTGCAAGAGGATGTGGCTGGCAGCGTATAGTGGCTTATATGAACTTAGCGGCTTTCTATCTCTGTGGAAATCCAGCTGCTGTAGCACTTGGTTTCTGGGCAAATATGAGAGGGAAGGGCCTGTGGATTGGCATCCAAATCGGAGCTTTCGTGCAGACACTTCTACTTGCCATTGTCATGAGCCATGTTAATTGGAAAAACCAG GCAGATGAAGCAAGGGAGAGGATCTTTGAAGGATGA
- the LOC120081174 gene encoding protein DETOXIFICATION 10-like isoform X3, with translation MIVGHLDELSLSSTAIAVSLAAVTGFSVIIGMGTALETLCGQAYGAGQYQKFRNHIYTAIFCLLVVCLPITLLWINMGKLLVLIGQDPLISREAGNFMIWLIPGLIAYAFLQPLMKYFQMQVFVIPMLIFSWVTFCLHIPLCWVLVFKAGLKNLGGALAMSISYWLNVIFLALYMNFSPKCAKTRGVISMELFKGIRVFLHFAIPSAVMTCLSWWSFELIILLSGLLPNPELESSVLSVCFNTLTTVFTLACGIGSAGSTRVSNELGAGNPQAARLAAGAAIFLAIVGIIIVSMVLFTLRYVFGYAFSSEKEVVDYVAIMAPLVCISIILDAIQGVLSGIARGCGWQRIVAYMNLAAFYLCGNPAAVALGFWANMRGKGLWIGIQIGAFVQTLLLAIVMSHVNWKNQADEARERIFEG, from the exons ATGATCGTGGGTCATCTCGATGAACTCTCTCTCTCCAGCACAGCCATAGCCGTCTCTTTAGCTGCTGTTACAGGATTCAGTGTGATT ATAGGTATGGGTACTGCCCTTGAAACTCTATGTGGGCAAGCTTATGGGGCTGGACAATAtcaaaaatttagaaatcataTTTACACTGCTATATTTTGTCTGCTAGTAGTTTGCCTCCCTATTACTCTGTTATGGATCAACATGGGGAAGCTACTTGTTTTGATTGGCCAAGATCCTTTGATATCACGTGAAGCTGGGAACTTCATGATTTGGCTTATTCCTGGGCTCATTGCTTATGCATTTCTGCAACCACTAATGAAATATTTTCAGATGCAAGTTTTTGTGATTCCCATGCTCATATTTAGTTGGGTCACCTTTTGTCTGCACATACCCCTCTGTTGGGTTTTGGTGTTTAAAGCAGGACTCAAAAACCTCGGTGGAGCTTTAGCCATGAGTATTTCATATTGGTTGAATGTGATTTTTCTTGCGTTATATATGAATTTTTCTCCCAAGTGTGCAAAAACTCGTGGTGTAATTTCTATGGAACTGTTCAAAGGAATTAGGGTCTTCCTTCACTTTGCTATCCCTTCTGCAGTAATGACTTG CCTTAGTTGGTGGTCGTTTGAGCTGATTATCTTACTGTCTGGACTTCTACCAAATCCAGAGCTTGAATCTTCAGTTCTATCTGTTTG TTTCAATACCTTGACAACGGTATTTACATTAGCATGTGGGATCGGCAGTGCAGGCAg TACCAGAGTTTCAAATGAGCTAGGAGCTGGGAATCCACAAGCTGCTCGTTTAGCTGCTGGGGCAGCAATATTTCTTGCAATTGTGGGGATCATCATAGTGAGCATGGTTCTCTTCACTCTTCGTTATGTTTTCGGTTATGCTTTCAGCAGTGAAAAGGAAGTTGTAGATTATGTTGCTATCATGGCTCCCTTAGTTTGTATATCAATCATATTGGATGCCATTCAAGGGGTCCTTTCAG GTATTGCAAGAGGATGTGGCTGGCAGCGTATAGTGGCTTATATGAACTTAGCGGCTTTCTATCTCTGTGGAAATCCAGCTGCTGTAGCACTTGGTTTCTGGGCAAATATGAGAGGGAAGGGCCTGTGGATTGGCATCCAAATCGGAGCTTTCGTGCAGACACTTCTACTTGCCATTGTCATGAGCCATGTTAATTGGAAAAACCAG GCAGATGAAGCAAGGGAGAGGATCTTTGAAGGATGA
- the LOC120081174 gene encoding protein DETOXIFICATION 12-like isoform X1: MADFPLLERVDNRRETTWVAFFGEVKVVGFLAAPLAAINLSQFLIQTGSLMIVGHLDELSLSSTAIAVSLAAVTGFSVIIGMGTALETLCGQAYGAGQYQKFRNHIYTAIFCLLVVCLPITLLWINMGKLLVLIGQDPLISREAGNFMIWLIPGLIAYAFLQPLMKYFQMQVFVIPMLIFSWVTFCLHIPLCWVLVFKAGLKNLGGALAMSISYWLNVIFLALYMNFSPKCAKTRGVISMELFKGIRVFLHFAIPSAVMTCLSWWSFELIILLSGLLPNPELESSVLSVCFNTLTTVFTLACGIGSAGSTRVSNELGAGNPQAARLAAGAAIFLAIVGIIIVSMVLFTLRYVFGYAFSSEKEVVDYVAIMAPLVCISIILDAIQGVLSGIARGCGWQRIVAYMNLAAFYLCGNPAAVALGFWANMRGKGLWIGIQIGAFVQTLLLAIVMSHVNWKNQADEARERIFEG; this comes from the exons ATGGCCGACTTCCCATTGCTTGAACGTGTCGATAATCGCAGAGAAACGACATGGGTTGCTTTCTTTGGAGAGGTGAAAGTTGTTGGGTTCTTAGCGGCTCCATTGGCTGCTATCAATCTGTCTCAGTTCTTGATACAGACTGGTTCTTTGATGATCGTGGGTCATCTCGATGAACTCTCTCTCTCCAGCACAGCCATAGCCGTCTCTTTAGCTGCTGTTACAGGATTCAGTGTGATT ATAGGTATGGGTACTGCCCTTGAAACTCTATGTGGGCAAGCTTATGGGGCTGGACAATAtcaaaaatttagaaatcataTTTACACTGCTATATTTTGTCTGCTAGTAGTTTGCCTCCCTATTACTCTGTTATGGATCAACATGGGGAAGCTACTTGTTTTGATTGGCCAAGATCCTTTGATATCACGTGAAGCTGGGAACTTCATGATTTGGCTTATTCCTGGGCTCATTGCTTATGCATTTCTGCAACCACTAATGAAATATTTTCAGATGCAAGTTTTTGTGATTCCCATGCTCATATTTAGTTGGGTCACCTTTTGTCTGCACATACCCCTCTGTTGGGTTTTGGTGTTTAAAGCAGGACTCAAAAACCTCGGTGGAGCTTTAGCCATGAGTATTTCATATTGGTTGAATGTGATTTTTCTTGCGTTATATATGAATTTTTCTCCCAAGTGTGCAAAAACTCGTGGTGTAATTTCTATGGAACTGTTCAAAGGAATTAGGGTCTTCCTTCACTTTGCTATCCCTTCTGCAGTAATGACTTG CCTTAGTTGGTGGTCGTTTGAGCTGATTATCTTACTGTCTGGACTTCTACCAAATCCAGAGCTTGAATCTTCAGTTCTATCTGTTTG TTTCAATACCTTGACAACGGTATTTACATTAGCATGTGGGATCGGCAGTGCAGGCAg TACCAGAGTTTCAAATGAGCTAGGAGCTGGGAATCCACAAGCTGCTCGTTTAGCTGCTGGGGCAGCAATATTTCTTGCAATTGTGGGGATCATCATAGTGAGCATGGTTCTCTTCACTCTTCGTTATGTTTTCGGTTATGCTTTCAGCAGTGAAAAGGAAGTTGTAGATTATGTTGCTATCATGGCTCCCTTAGTTTGTATATCAATCATATTGGATGCCATTCAAGGGGTCCTTTCAG GTATTGCAAGAGGATGTGGCTGGCAGCGTATAGTGGCTTATATGAACTTAGCGGCTTTCTATCTCTGTGGAAATCCAGCTGCTGTAGCACTTGGTTTCTGGGCAAATATGAGAGGGAAGGGCCTGTGGATTGGCATCCAAATCGGAGCTTTCGTGCAGACACTTCTACTTGCCATTGTCATGAGCCATGTTAATTGGAAAAACCAG GCAGATGAAGCAAGGGAGAGGATCTTTGAAGGATGA